In Halopelagius inordinatus, a single genomic region encodes these proteins:
- a CDS encoding DUF5518 domain-containing protein, whose amino-acid sequence MAIDWRAVAVGFVVIVVVGAVGLSLPVVGQIGAGLLGGFAAGYLAGGSVGHGAWNGLVAGSVAGIILTVGLALLGSLVGLAGGPVGSILGGAGVFVVGLFVTLLFAVDSALAGAVGSWAKGV is encoded by the coding sequence ATGGCAATAGATTGGCGCGCGGTAGCCGTCGGCTTCGTCGTCATCGTCGTCGTCGGAGCCGTCGGTCTGAGTCTGCCGGTCGTGGGACAGATAGGCGCGGGACTGCTCGGCGGGTTCGCCGCGGGCTACCTCGCGGGCGGGAGCGTCGGGCACGGCGCGTGGAACGGACTCGTCGCCGGGTCGGTCGCGGGCATCATCCTCACGGTCGGACTCGCCCTGTTGGGCAGTCTCGTCGGCCTCGCGGGCGGCCCGGTCGGGTCGATACTCGGCGGCGCGGGCGTCTTCGTCGTCGGACTGTTCGTGACGCTGCTTTTCGCCGTCGACAGCGCACTCGCGGGCGCAGTCGGGTCGTGGGCGAAGGGCGTCTGA
- a CDS encoding DUF367 family protein, whose translation MTADRDADGRRGGREYDIHVRYEGDDDPKKCTARKLAKFGLADLHRSDRATPYGVVLNPHAERALSPADRDASNLVALDCSWESAGEAMFSLPGDHRALPYLVAANPVNFGRPMELTTVEALAAALCIFGRNDRAEALLSKFTWGHTFLELNEEPLRRYADCEDSTDVVEIQREYLERGEG comes from the coding sequence GTGACCGCGGACAGAGACGCCGACGGAAGGCGAGGCGGCCGGGAGTACGACATCCACGTCCGCTACGAGGGCGACGACGACCCGAAGAAGTGCACCGCGCGAAAACTCGCGAAGTTCGGCCTCGCGGACCTCCATCGGTCGGACCGCGCGACGCCGTACGGCGTCGTGTTGAACCCCCACGCCGAACGCGCACTCTCTCCGGCCGACCGCGACGCGTCGAATCTGGTCGCTCTCGACTGCTCGTGGGAGTCGGCCGGCGAAGCGATGTTTTCGCTTCCTGGCGACCACCGCGCCCTCCCGTATCTCGTCGCCGCGAACCCCGTCAACTTCGGGCGGCCGATGGAACTGACCACCGTCGAGGCGTTGGCCGCGGCGCTTTGCATCTTCGGCCGAAACGACCGCGCGGAGGCGCTTCTCTCGAAGTTCACGTGGGGCCACACCTTCCTCGAACTCAACGAGGAACCCTTGCGGCGCTACGCCGACTGCGAGGACTCGACCGACGTCGTCGAAATTCAGCGCGAGTATTTAGAGCGCGGCGAGGGGTAG
- a CDS encoding nuclear transport factor 2 family protein, with protein MEPTDADETQSTSSAGRNADRSGDDDGSGADGTERDEGAVARDYYEAIDAGDYDRLASLLTPRFVQHRPDRTFEGREAFVAFMREDRPETETRHDVVEAYRAANGDGRAVHGRLVGADGEVRFEFVDVFAFDGGRIRQIETFTR; from the coding sequence ATGGAACCGACGGACGCCGACGAGACGCAGAGCACTTCGTCCGCCGGCCGGAACGCGGACCGTTCTGGTGACGACGACGGAAGCGGCGCGGACGGAACCGAACGAGACGAAGGGGCGGTCGCACGCGACTACTACGAGGCCATCGACGCGGGCGACTACGACCGCCTCGCGTCGCTTCTGACCCCCCGGTTCGTCCAGCACCGGCCGGACCGGACGTTCGAGGGGCGAGAGGCGTTCGTCGCGTTCATGCGCGAGGACCGCCCCGAGACGGAGACGAGACACGACGTGGTCGAAGCGTACCGCGCCGCGAACGGCGACGGGCGGGCGGTCCACGGGCGACTGGTCGGCGCGGACGGCGAAGTGCGCTTCGAGTTCGTCGACGTGTTCGCGTTCGACGGCGGGCGAATCCGTCAGATAGAGACGTTCACGCGGTGA
- a CDS encoding HalOD1 output domain-containing protein produces the protein MMLDEEAEWDAVGRHRFDASDELDASLALSLGVDARRVSRRYGVDPEAAENLLATAREADTDLSVSLRIADREVKVDTDGVIAVRTDT, from the coding sequence ATGATGCTCGACGAAGAGGCGGAGTGGGACGCGGTCGGACGCCACCGCTTCGACGCGTCCGACGAACTCGACGCGTCCCTCGCGCTCTCGCTCGGCGTGGACGCTCGACGCGTCAGCCGACGCTACGGCGTCGACCCCGAGGCGGCGGAGAACCTACTCGCCACCGCCCGGGAGGCCGACACCGACCTCTCGGTGTCGCTGCGAATCGCGGACAGAGAGGTCAAAGTGGACACGGACGGCGTCATCGCGGTCAGAACCGACACGTGA
- the serS gene encoding serine--tRNA ligase, whose product MISRQFLRENPETVREALQNKGVDDVDLDRVLEVDEEWRSLKNRGDDLRHERNQTSSKIGELKAAGEEEEAEAAIERSQKLKDELADVESRADELEAELEDALMEIPQIPHEEVPVGEDESENVELRREGFEDLRGLPEEVTPHYDLGEELGILDFERGAKVTGGGFYFTKGDGAMLEHALIQFFLETHREQGYSDVFPPVPVNSRSMEGTGQFPKFTEDAYRLGESNEAPYDDDDLWLCPTAEVPVTNMYRDEILLDDDLPLKLQAYTPNFRREAGEHGTETRGIVRVHQFNKVEMVNFVRPEESYERFEGLVDEAEEVLRRLGLPYRILEMCTGDLGFTQAKKYDIEVWAPGDDMEDGPEEGGRWLEVSSVSNFEAFQARRAGLRYRPERHESAEYLHTLNGSGLAVPRVMVAILEYYQNDDGTVTVPEPLRPYMGGRERIEGHDPVGESALGAGTD is encoded by the coding sequence ATGATCAGCAGGCAGTTCCTCCGCGAGAACCCGGAGACCGTTCGGGAGGCGCTACAGAATAAAGGCGTCGACGACGTGGACTTAGACCGAGTTCTCGAAGTCGACGAGGAGTGGCGGTCGCTGAAGAACCGCGGCGACGACCTGCGGCACGAACGCAACCAGACGTCGTCGAAGATAGGCGAACTCAAAGCCGCCGGCGAGGAGGAGGAGGCGGAGGCGGCCATCGAACGGTCCCAAAAGCTCAAAGACGAACTGGCCGACGTCGAGAGCCGGGCCGACGAACTGGAGGCGGAACTGGAGGACGCTCTCATGGAGATTCCCCAGATTCCCCACGAGGAGGTTCCCGTCGGCGAGGACGAGTCCGAGAACGTCGAACTCCGCCGCGAGGGGTTCGAGGACCTGCGAGGCCTCCCCGAGGAGGTGACGCCGCACTACGACCTGGGCGAGGAACTCGGTATCTTGGACTTCGAACGCGGCGCGAAGGTGACCGGCGGTGGGTTCTACTTCACGAAAGGCGACGGCGCGATGTTGGAACACGCGCTCATCCAGTTCTTCCTCGAAACGCACCGCGAGCAGGGGTACTCGGACGTGTTCCCCCCGGTTCCGGTCAACTCGCGGTCGATGGAGGGAACCGGCCAGTTCCCGAAGTTCACAGAGGACGCCTACCGCCTCGGGGAGTCGAACGAAGCCCCGTACGACGACGACGACCTGTGGTTGTGCCCGACGGCGGAGGTACCCGTCACGAACATGTACCGCGACGAGATTCTGCTCGACGACGACCTGCCGCTGAAACTGCAGGCGTACACGCCGAACTTCCGGCGCGAGGCGGGCGAACACGGCACGGAGACGCGCGGCATCGTCCGCGTCCACCAGTTCAACAAGGTGGAGATGGTCAACTTCGTCCGCCCCGAGGAGAGTTACGAGCGATTCGAGGGACTCGTCGACGAGGCGGAGGAGGTCCTTCGTCGCCTCGGCCTCCCGTACCGCATCTTGGAGATGTGTACCGGCGATTTGGGTTTCACGCAGGCGAAAAAGTACGACATCGAGGTGTGGGCACCCGGCGACGACATGGAGGACGGCCCCGAGGAGGGCGGTCGGTGGCTCGAAGTGTCGTCGGTGTCGAACTTCGAGGCGTTCCAAGCCCGCCGCGCCGGACTGCGCTACCGGCCCGAACGCCACGAGTCGGCGGAGTACCTCCACACGCTCAACGGGTCGGGCCTCGCCGTCCCGCGCGTCATGGTCGCCATCCTCGAATACTACCAGAACGACGACGGCACCGTCACCGTTCCGGAACCCCTCCGTCCGTACATGGGCGGCCGCGAACGCATCGAGGGACACGACCCGGTCGGCGAGTCGGCCCTCGGCGCGGGAACGGACTGA
- a CDS encoding MBL fold metallo-hydrolase, protein MAIGDVKAVPGHDDIYYLDTGMYDTEAYGSVYIVDADRPTLVDSGIGTHYERTLEALDEVGIDREDVELILPTHIHLDHAGGAGYLAEACPNATVMTHEIGVPHLVDPERLVEGTKAAVGDQWTFYVDPKPVPEGRIEPLSDGDEISLGDRTLDVIEAPGHAPHQTMFYEPGGEVLFTGDAAGIWVPSTRDIRQTSPPSQFDLEACLADVRTIEELSPETLCFGHFGPREYDDDLMEAYKRTLVEWVEAVRRKRDELGDDDAVVEHFAEHTEMIDVWGETKAREEERLNTRGVLGYLDWRAKQDETEE, encoded by the coding sequence ATGGCGATTGGCGACGTGAAGGCCGTACCCGGCCACGACGACATCTACTACTTGGACACCGGGATGTACGACACCGAAGCGTACGGGTCCGTCTACATCGTGGACGCCGACCGGCCGACGCTGGTCGATTCGGGCATCGGGACGCACTACGAACGAACCCTGGAGGCTCTCGACGAGGTGGGAATCGACCGAGAGGACGTCGAGTTGATACTCCCGACGCACATCCACCTCGACCACGCGGGCGGGGCGGGATACCTCGCGGAGGCGTGCCCGAACGCGACGGTGATGACCCACGAAATCGGCGTCCCGCACCTCGTGGACCCCGAACGCCTCGTCGAGGGGACGAAAGCCGCCGTCGGCGACCAGTGGACGTTCTACGTCGACCCGAAACCGGTCCCCGAGGGGCGAATCGAACCGCTCTCCGACGGCGACGAGATATCGCTCGGCGACCGGACGCTCGACGTGATCGAAGCGCCGGGGCACGCGCCGCACCAGACGATGTTCTACGAACCCGGCGGGGAGGTGCTCTTTACCGGCGACGCCGCGGGTATCTGGGTACCCTCGACGCGCGACATCCGCCAGACGTCGCCGCCGTCGCAGTTCGACCTCGAAGCCTGTCTGGCGGACGTTCGGACCATCGAGGAACTGTCGCCCGAGACCCTCTGTTTCGGTCACTTCGGCCCCAGAGAGTACGACGACGACCTGATGGAGGCGTACAAGCGAACGCTCGTCGAGTGGGTCGAAGCGGTCAGGCGGAAACGCGACGAACTCGGCGACGACGACGCCGTCGTCGAACACTTCGCCGAACACACCGAGATGATAGACGTGTGGGGCGAGACGAAAGCCCGCGAGGAGGAACGCCTGAACACCCGGGGGGTCCTCGGCTATCTCGACTGGCGGGCGAAACAGGACGAAACCGAGGAGTGA
- a CDS encoding AMP-dependent synthetase/ligase → MDWRDAESAFDDEAIGHTTLSRMFEDSAERNAERVAQRYKGGIYDRSLVGRGVVPEAPDGDYADLTYGEMRGVVRALAAGFRELGVTTNDRVGIFAHTRMEWAQCDFALLAAGAAATTVYTSSSERQVRYLLDDPNATGVVVESADHLRRVLAVEDDLDLEFVVVMDEIPDGSGMAGAVRDRDDLLTLGDVHELGAAAFDEATYEGWLDERDPEDLASLIYTSGTTGTPKGVRLSHRNFRSNVNQCYRRFGPRPDKGDAPRIAPGSVTLSFLPLAHVFERLAGHYLMFAAGATVAYAESPDTLREDFQLVEPTTGTSVPRVYEKLYDAIRSQASESPLKERIFEWAVDVGRRHHESDAPGYLLEAQRRLADRLVFEQVREALGGNIDFFISGGGSLSADLCALYHAMGLPILEGYGLTETSPVIAVNPVEEPKVGTIGPPVEDVEVKVDDTVVGDDIRGAAGGDVGELLVRGPNVTDGYWNLPEETAAAFDGEWFRTGDIVELRPDGYVAFRERAKRILVLSTGKNVAPGPIEDAFASSSVVEQCLVLGDGRKFVSALVVPNFQGVREWAESEGIDLPEDARDLCRDDRVQARVDAEIDRVNESLESYERIKQFRLVPEEFTEENEMMTPTMKKKRRNILDRYADQIDMLYRDSDDGDERPA, encoded by the coding sequence ATGGACTGGCGGGACGCCGAATCGGCCTTCGACGACGAGGCCATCGGCCACACGACGCTTTCGAGAATGTTCGAAGACAGCGCAGAGCGGAACGCAGAGCGCGTCGCCCAACGGTACAAAGGCGGCATCTACGACCGGTCGCTCGTCGGACGCGGCGTCGTCCCCGAAGCGCCGGACGGCGACTACGCCGACCTGACGTACGGAGAGATGCGCGGCGTCGTCCGCGCCCTCGCGGCGGGCTTTCGCGAACTGGGCGTGACGACGAACGACCGCGTGGGAATCTTCGCGCACACGCGGATGGAGTGGGCACAGTGCGACTTCGCGCTCCTCGCCGCGGGTGCGGCGGCCACGACGGTCTACACGTCCTCTTCGGAGCGACAGGTGCGGTATCTCCTCGACGACCCGAACGCGACGGGCGTCGTCGTCGAGAGCGCGGACCACCTCCGGCGCGTTCTCGCCGTCGAAGACGACCTGGACCTCGAGTTCGTCGTCGTGATGGACGAGATACCCGACGGAAGCGGGATGGCCGGGGCCGTCCGCGACAGAGACGACCTGCTGACTCTCGGCGACGTGCACGAACTCGGCGCGGCGGCGTTCGACGAGGCGACGTACGAGGGGTGGCTCGACGAACGCGACCCGGAGGACCTCGCGTCTCTCATCTACACGTCGGGGACGACGGGGACGCCGAAGGGCGTGCGACTCTCCCACCGGAACTTCCGGTCGAACGTCAACCAGTGTTACCGGCGGTTCGGACCGCGACCCGACAAAGGCGACGCGCCACGCATCGCTCCGGGGTCGGTCACGCTGTCGTTCCTGCCGTTGGCGCACGTCTTCGAACGCCTGGCGGGACATTACCTCATGTTCGCGGCGGGCGCGACTGTCGCGTACGCCGAGAGTCCCGACACCCTCAGAGAGGACTTCCAACTCGTCGAACCGACCACGGGGACGAGCGTTCCGCGGGTGTACGAGAAACTGTACGATGCCATCCGCTCGCAGGCCTCGGAGTCGCCGCTGAAAGAGCGAATCTTCGAGTGGGCCGTCGACGTGGGGCGACGCCACCACGAGAGCGACGCCCCCGGCTACCTCCTCGAAGCCCAGCGCAGACTCGCTGACAGACTCGTCTTCGAGCAGGTTCGAGAGGCCCTCGGCGGCAACATCGATTTCTTCATAAGCGGCGGCGGGAGCCTCTCTGCGGACCTGTGTGCGCTGTATCACGCGATGGGGCTGCCGATTCTGGAGGGCTACGGGCTGACGGAGACGTCGCCCGTCATCGCCGTCAACCCCGTCGAGGAGCCGAAAGTCGGGACCATCGGACCCCCCGTAGAGGACGTCGAGGTGAAGGTAGACGACACCGTCGTCGGCGACGACATCCGGGGCGCGGCGGGCGGCGACGTGGGCGAACTGCTCGTCCGCGGCCCGAACGTGACCGACGGCTACTGGAATCTTCCCGAGGAGACGGCCGCGGCGTTCGACGGCGAGTGGTTCCGGACGGGCGACATCGTCGAACTCCGCCCGGACGGCTACGTCGCCTTCCGAGAGCGAGCAAAGCGGATTCTCGTCCTCTCGACGGGGAAGAACGTCGCACCAGGCCCCATCGAAGACGCCTTCGCCTCCAGTTCGGTGGTCGAACAGTGCCTGGTTTTGGGCGACGGCAGGAAGTTCGTCTCCGCGCTCGTCGTCCCGAACTTCCAGGGCGTCCGCGAGTGGGCCGAAAGCGAGGGGATAGACCTTCCGGAGGACGCCAGAGACCTCTGTCGAGACGACAGAGTGCAGGCGCGGGTGGACGCGGAGATAGACCGCGTCAACGAGTCGCTCGAGTCCTACGAGCGGATAAAGCAGTTCCGCCTCGTCCCCGAGGAGTTCACGGAGGAAAACGAGATGATGACGCCGACGATGAAAAAGAAGCGACGGAACATCCTCGACCGGTACGCAGACCAGATAGATATGCTGTACCGCGACTCCGACGACGGGGACGAACGACCGGCCTGA